Proteins co-encoded in one Synechococcus elongatus PCC 6301 genomic window:
- a CDS encoding phytoene desaturase family protein, protein MSSSRESVDLIVIGSGLGGLCCGALAARYGLEVLVLKAHDRPGGAAHGFERRGFHFESGPSLWSGLSRWPSTNPLAQVLRAIGEEVPVLTYREWGVLLPEGTFQIGVGNADFLKTVTALRGPAAAQEWQDFMTWLAPYSAAANALPLLALRPGLSLINTLAGSAGKLLPHLGRMAALGGAFGPIARRHLRDPFLLNWVELLCFLISGLPADQTSAAAMVTLFGEWFEPDACLEYPVGGSAAIAEALVRGLRKHGGNLQVRSRVTEILVEGDRARGVRCADDQVIHARRAVVSNASIWDTLNLLPEKSLPTRWRQQRQQTPACHGFLHLHLGLRGDDLQHLPLHHVWVGDWQRGITADRNMVVLSMPSLLQPDLAPTGHQVLHGYTPANEPWALWKDLEPGSAAYEAQKRDRCQIFWDVLEQLIPDVRDRAVISLEGTPRTQAHYLNTFQGSYGPAIGADQGLFPGCQTPIPNLLLCGASVFPGIGVPPVATSGALAAHALVAASQQKKLLKEIGVL, encoded by the coding sequence ATGTCGTCGTCCCGTGAATCTGTTGACCTGATTGTGATTGGCAGTGGGCTGGGGGGGCTCTGTTGCGGAGCGTTGGCAGCCCGCTATGGATTAGAAGTACTTGTTCTAAAAGCCCACGATCGTCCCGGGGGCGCAGCCCATGGCTTCGAGCGACGCGGCTTTCACTTTGAATCAGGGCCTTCACTTTGGTCAGGACTAAGCCGCTGGCCCAGCACCAACCCGCTAGCGCAGGTGCTGCGGGCGATCGGCGAAGAGGTGCCAGTTTTGACCTATCGAGAGTGGGGCGTGTTACTCCCAGAAGGCACGTTTCAGATCGGGGTTGGTAACGCAGATTTCCTCAAAACAGTCACGGCCTTGCGAGGGCCTGCAGCTGCTCAAGAATGGCAGGACTTTATGACGTGGCTGGCTCCCTACAGTGCAGCGGCCAATGCTCTGCCTTTGTTGGCGCTCCGTCCGGGGCTGAGTTTGATCAACACCTTGGCTGGCAGTGCGGGTAAATTGCTGCCCCATTTGGGACGAATGGCCGCTTTGGGAGGTGCCTTTGGCCCGATCGCTCGCCGGCACCTCCGCGATCCCTTCCTGCTCAACTGGGTGGAGTTGCTGTGCTTTTTGATCAGTGGCCTGCCCGCCGATCAAACCAGTGCAGCGGCGATGGTAACGCTGTTCGGTGAGTGGTTTGAACCCGATGCCTGCTTGGAATATCCCGTTGGCGGCAGTGCAGCGATCGCCGAAGCTCTTGTGCGTGGCCTCAGAAAACACGGTGGCAATTTGCAAGTGCGTAGCCGCGTCACAGAAATTTTGGTGGAGGGCGATCGCGCCCGGGGCGTGCGCTGTGCTGATGACCAGGTGATTCATGCCCGGCGAGCCGTGGTCAGCAACGCCAGCATTTGGGACACCCTAAATCTGCTACCGGAGAAGAGTCTACCGACTCGTTGGCGGCAGCAGCGGCAACAAACTCCGGCTTGCCACGGATTTTTGCATCTCCATTTGGGGCTTCGCGGCGATGACCTTCAGCATCTGCCTCTACACCATGTTTGGGTAGGGGATTGGCAGCGAGGCATCACAGCCGATCGCAACATGGTGGTGCTCTCCATGCCGTCGCTCTTGCAACCTGACCTTGCGCCCACAGGCCATCAAGTCCTGCACGGATATACCCCAGCCAATGAGCCCTGGGCATTGTGGAAGGATTTGGAGCCGGGTAGTGCTGCCTATGAAGCGCAAAAACGCGATCGCTGCCAGATCTTTTGGGATGTACTGGAACAGTTGATTCCAGATGTCCGCGATCGCGCCGTCATTTCCCTGGAAGGGACACCCCGCACTCAGGCTCACTATCTCAACACGTTTCAAGGCAGCTATGGGCCCGCGATCGGGGCCGACCAAGGCCTATTCCCCGGTTGTCAAACCCCCATCCCCAATTTGTTGCTCTGCGGCGCCAGCGTTTTTCCGGGTATTGGAGTGCCGCCAGTAGCCACCAGCGGCGCGCTAGCCGCTCATGCTTTGGTGGCTGCTAGCCAGCAGAAAAAACTGCTCAAAGAGATTGGGGTTCTTTAG
- a CDS encoding sulfate ABC transporter substrate-binding protein codes for MAFRSFLPLRPGIKRSLAGGLAAAIAAGSFATTAGARSAQTSAAGATPQQVAQAKQELVLVSYAVTKAAYDRIIPKFTAKWKKEKGQDVTIRGSYGGSGSQTRAILDGLEADIAALALESDTARLERAGLIGKNWQRRLPNNSNLSSSVVVICTRKGNPKKIKGWADLAKPGVRIVTANPKTSGGARWNFLALYGSVAKNGGTDKQAFDFVKKVYDNVPVLAKDARESTDIFYKKNQGDVLLNYENEVILARLNGEDVGTCITPQVNIAIETPIAVVDKVANKRKTKAIADAFTRFVFTPEAQEELAKVGFRPANAAVAQKYRKNFPPLTKLYNIKSFGGWAAADKKFFADGGVFDQIQGR; via the coding sequence ATGGCCTTCCGTTCCTTCCTCCCGCTTCGGCCCGGTATCAAGCGATCGCTTGCAGGTGGTTTGGCCGCCGCAATTGCAGCAGGTAGCTTTGCGACTACGGCTGGGGCGCGCAGTGCCCAAACCAGTGCCGCAGGGGCTACTCCTCAGCAAGTTGCTCAAGCCAAGCAGGAGCTGGTTCTTGTGTCCTATGCAGTCACCAAGGCTGCCTACGATCGCATCATTCCCAAGTTCACGGCCAAGTGGAAAAAAGAAAAAGGGCAAGACGTCACCATTCGCGGTAGTTACGGTGGGTCTGGCTCCCAAACTCGGGCCATCCTCGATGGCTTGGAAGCTGACATCGCGGCTTTGGCCCTGGAATCAGACACGGCTCGCCTAGAACGAGCGGGGCTGATTGGCAAAAACTGGCAAAGACGACTGCCTAATAACTCCAACCTCTCCAGTTCGGTGGTAGTTATTTGTACTCGTAAAGGGAATCCCAAAAAGATCAAAGGCTGGGCTGACTTAGCGAAACCTGGGGTTCGGATCGTGACAGCCAACCCCAAAACCTCTGGTGGGGCTCGCTGGAACTTCCTCGCGCTCTACGGTTCTGTCGCTAAGAATGGGGGCACCGATAAACAAGCCTTTGACTTTGTGAAGAAAGTCTATGACAACGTCCCTGTCTTGGCTAAGGACGCTCGGGAATCCACTGATATCTTCTACAAGAAGAATCAGGGCGATGTGCTCCTGAACTACGAGAATGAAGTGATTCTGGCGCGCCTCAATGGCGAAGATGTGGGAACCTGCATCACGCCGCAGGTCAACATTGCGATCGAAACGCCGATCGCGGTGGTCGATAAGGTCGCCAACAAACGAAAGACTAAGGCGATCGCTGATGCCTTTACTCGCTTTGTCTTTACCCCTGAGGCGCAAGAGGAGCTCGCTAAGGTTGGTTTCCGGCCGGCTAATGCCGCTGTCGCTCAAAAATATCGCAAGAATTTCCCCCCTCTGACCAAGCTCTACAACATCAAGAGCTTTGGTGGCTGGGCTGCTGCTGACAAGAAGTTCTTTGCTGATGGCGGCGTCTTCGACCAAATCCAAGGTCGTTAA
- a CDS encoding PLP-dependent aminotransferase family protein, protein MLLLSFGRAAMEAKMIDSAPSQTLYEAVADRIHRLILEGTLQPGDRLPSVRKLHRQWSISISTVLEAYRLLEDRGLIQARPQSGYFVKSALHSLPEEPSFSPPTAVNHPVEISLAFRVSNAVCDSQTVGLGSAIAGTELLPIATLNRLMGQVLRTQPAAAHCYGSPQGCEELRHEVARRLLDAGCSATPDQIVITNGTTEALYLSLKAITKPGDTVAIESPTYHLLLETLSALHLKALELPTHPQEGISLEHLEEALKTRKVVACVLITNFSNPLGSCMSDSKKKQIIDLLNHCDIPLIEDDIYGELHFEGSRPKAIKALDQDGRVLYCASVSKTLSPGLRVGWVVAGRYQLKVEQLKMTMNYMSAIAPQLTTAAFLANGGYDRHLRRLRQAHHSQMQSMTQAICDYFPAITKVSRPKGGYVLWIEMPPHVDTLQLYEVARQRQIIIAPGVMFSPSGNYRHCFRLNFGLPFTEAIHQALQTLGQLLHAQIQSS, encoded by the coding sequence GTGCTGCTCTTATCGTTTGGGCGAGCGGCCATGGAAGCCAAAATGATTGATTCAGCCCCGAGCCAAACGCTCTATGAAGCCGTTGCCGATCGCATTCATCGCTTGATTCTTGAAGGAACGCTCCAGCCGGGCGATCGCTTGCCCTCCGTTCGCAAGCTCCATCGCCAGTGGTCCATCAGTATCTCAACGGTGCTGGAAGCCTATCGCCTTTTGGAAGATCGGGGCTTAATCCAGGCACGACCTCAGTCGGGCTATTTCGTCAAATCTGCCCTGCATTCACTGCCCGAAGAGCCTAGTTTTAGCCCTCCTACAGCGGTGAATCACCCAGTTGAGATTTCTCTTGCTTTTCGCGTTAGCAACGCCGTCTGTGATTCCCAAACAGTCGGTCTGGGGTCTGCGATCGCCGGGACTGAACTGCTCCCCATTGCAACGCTTAACCGCTTGATGGGACAAGTTCTGCGTACCCAACCGGCAGCAGCCCATTGCTACGGTTCACCCCAAGGGTGTGAGGAATTACGTCATGAAGTGGCTAGGCGGCTATTGGATGCAGGATGTTCGGCCACACCGGATCAGATTGTGATCACAAACGGCACCACAGAAGCCCTCTATCTTTCCCTCAAAGCCATTACTAAGCCGGGTGACACTGTTGCGATTGAATCTCCTACCTACCACCTTTTACTTGAGACTCTTTCAGCCTTACATCTCAAAGCCCTAGAGCTACCAACCCATCCCCAAGAGGGCATTTCACTCGAGCATCTCGAAGAAGCGTTGAAAACTCGAAAAGTTGTCGCCTGTGTCTTAATTACCAACTTTAGTAACCCCTTGGGAAGCTGTATGAGTGACAGCAAGAAGAAGCAAATTATTGATCTTCTTAATCATTGCGATATTCCCCTAATTGAAGATGACATCTACGGCGAACTTCACTTTGAGGGTAGTCGTCCGAAAGCAATTAAAGCCCTAGATCAAGATGGACGGGTTCTCTACTGCGCTTCTGTAAGTAAAACACTCTCACCTGGATTAAGAGTGGGCTGGGTGGTTGCTGGCAGATATCAGCTCAAGGTTGAGCAGCTAAAAATGACAATGAATTACATGTCCGCGATCGCACCGCAACTCACGACTGCCGCTTTCCTGGCGAATGGTGGCTACGATCGCCATCTGCGCCGACTCCGGCAGGCTCATCACTCGCAAATGCAAAGTATGACCCAAGCCATCTGTGATTATTTTCCAGCCATCACTAAGGTCTCGCGGCCCAAGGGTGGTTATGTCCTCTGGATTGAAATGCCGCCACACGTCGATACCCTACAGCTCTACGAAGTAGCTCGCCAGCGACAAATCATCATTGCGCCCGGCGTGATGTTTTCTCCGTCCGGCAACTATCGCCATTGTTTTCGGCTCAACTTTGGCCTGCCGTTTACTGAAGCCATTCATCAGGCGCTTCAAACGCTTGGGCAGCTCTTGCATGCTCAGATCCAATCGTCTTGA
- a CDS encoding HEAT repeat domain-containing protein, whose translation MDAIDLAQLASQLESEQSRDRLIALASLRDVEAEDAVPLIKKVLADESIQVRSMAVFALGIKQTAECLPLLLEVLETEDDYGIRASAAGALGYLQDDQALEPLLRVFYEDTSWLVRFSAAVALGNLQNPRARDALIQALDSEEVLLHQAAIAALGEIGAVDAVDQLLRFVAAEDWLVRQRLAEALGKLPCDKALSALRYLVKDSHPQVSAAAEQALQQLETGTTTQPESDDFPG comes from the coding sequence ATGGACGCGATTGACCTTGCCCAGCTTGCGAGCCAACTGGAGAGTGAGCAATCTCGCGATCGCCTGATTGCGCTGGCTTCTCTGCGGGACGTTGAGGCTGAGGATGCTGTCCCTTTGATCAAAAAAGTATTAGCTGATGAAAGCATCCAAGTGCGATCGATGGCCGTGTTTGCGTTGGGGATCAAACAGACTGCCGAGTGCCTACCGTTGTTGCTGGAAGTTTTAGAAACCGAAGACGACTACGGCATTCGGGCGAGTGCGGCTGGTGCTTTAGGCTATCTCCAAGATGATCAGGCCCTAGAACCGCTACTGCGCGTGTTCTATGAAGACACGTCTTGGCTAGTGCGTTTTAGTGCTGCGGTAGCCCTCGGTAATCTGCAAAATCCTCGAGCTCGTGACGCTCTGATTCAGGCCTTGGATAGTGAGGAAGTCCTGCTGCACCAGGCTGCGATCGCGGCCCTCGGTGAAATTGGTGCTGTCGATGCCGTCGATCAGCTGTTGCGCTTTGTGGCTGCTGAAGACTGGCTGGTTCGTCAGCGCTTGGCAGAGGCACTGGGAAAGCTCCCCTGCGACAAGGCCTTATCAGCGCTGCGCTACCTCGTTAAAGATAGCCATCCTCAAGTTTCTGCGGCGGCAGAACAAGCCTTACAACAACTGGAAACAGGAACAACGACTCAGCCTGAGAGTGATGACTTCCCAGGATGA